The Streptomyces sp. CC0208 genome window below encodes:
- a CDS encoding DUF6758 family protein: MRGEPSCPKCGGRVRAPGLFADSWQCDVHGTVHPMQPVIPPSVEALDVVVHRTQVPVWMPWPLPVGWLFTGVACAGDDRSGGRATAVACTGPGPLGGVGELILVAEELGVGLGARYAGIDGPDPGPYMSVEKPPQAKVLAAGRPTPLWHVSGAPEDRAVFAGEALGLWLWAVVWPEQSGLLMYDELVLTDLRDAGAEVELVPCGALSPRLLKP; this comes from the coding sequence ATGAGGGGCGAACCCAGTTGCCCGAAGTGTGGTGGCCGGGTCAGGGCTCCCGGACTCTTCGCCGATTCCTGGCAGTGCGATGTGCACGGGACGGTGCATCCGATGCAGCCCGTGATCCCGCCCAGCGTCGAGGCCCTCGATGTCGTGGTGCACCGCACGCAGGTACCGGTGTGGATGCCGTGGCCGCTGCCGGTGGGCTGGCTGTTCACGGGAGTGGCCTGCGCCGGTGACGACCGCAGCGGCGGTCGCGCCACGGCCGTGGCGTGCACGGGACCCGGACCGCTCGGGGGCGTCGGCGAGCTGATTCTCGTGGCCGAGGAGCTCGGGGTCGGGCTCGGGGCGCGCTATGCGGGAATCGACGGGCCGGATCCGGGGCCCTACATGAGCGTGGAGAAGCCGCCGCAGGCGAAGGTGCTCGCCGCCGGCCGGCCGACTCCGCTGTGGCATGTCTCCGGGGCGCCTGAGGACCGGGCGGTGTTCGCGGGGGAGGCGCTGGGGCTGTGGTTGTGGGCCGTGGTGTGGCCCGAGCAGTCCGGGTTGCTGATGTACGACGAACTGGTGCTGACGGATCTGCGGGACGCGGGGGCGGAAGTGGAACTGGTGCCCTGCGGGGCGCTGTCGCCGCGCCTGCTGAAGCCCTGA
- a CDS encoding DUF3107 domain-containing protein → MEVKIGVQHAPREIVLESGQSAEEVERAVAEALAGKSQLLSLVDEHGRKVLVPADRLAYVELGEPAPRKVGFGAL, encoded by the coding sequence GTGGAGGTCAAGATCGGCGTGCAGCACGCGCCCCGCGAGATCGTTCTGGAGAGCGGTCAGAGCGCCGAGGAGGTCGAGCGGGCGGTGGCGGAGGCCCTGGCCGGCAAGTCGCAGCTGCTGAGCCTGGTGGACGAGCACGGCCGCAAGGTCCTCGTCCCGGCTGACCGTCTCGCGTACGTCGAGCTCGGCGAGCCGGCTCCGCGCAAGGTGGGCTTCGGCGCGCTGTAG
- a CDS encoding PHP domain-containing protein produces the protein MRVDLHCHSTASDGTDTPAELVRNAAAAGLDVVALTDHDTTRGYGEAIAALPAGLTLVTGAELSCRIDGVSMHLLAYLFDPEEPELLAERELVRDDRVPRARGMVARLQELGVPVTWEQVARIAGDGSVGRPHVATALVELGVVASVDDAFTGDWLADGGRAYVPKHETDPFEAIRLVKGAGGVTVFAHPGASKRGRTVPESAIAEMAAAGLDGIEVDHMDHDEDTRVRLRGLAADLGLLVTGSSDYHGSRKTVALGEYTTDPEVYGEITRRATGAFPVPGTGGI, from the coding sequence GTGCGTGTCGATCTGCACTGCCACTCCACCGCGTCCGACGGCACCGACACGCCCGCCGAGCTGGTGCGCAACGCCGCCGCTGCCGGACTGGACGTCGTCGCCCTCACCGATCACGACACGACCCGCGGGTACGGCGAGGCCATCGCCGCGCTGCCCGCCGGGCTGACGCTCGTCACCGGGGCCGAGCTGTCCTGCCGGATCGACGGGGTGTCCATGCACCTGCTGGCCTACCTGTTCGATCCCGAGGAGCCGGAGCTGCTCGCCGAGCGGGAACTGGTGCGCGACGACCGGGTGCCCCGGGCGCGCGGGATGGTGGCCAGGCTCCAGGAGCTGGGTGTGCCGGTCACCTGGGAGCAGGTGGCGCGGATCGCCGGGGACGGTTCCGTCGGACGGCCGCACGTGGCCACCGCGCTCGTCGAGCTCGGGGTCGTAGCGAGTGTGGACGACGCCTTCACGGGCGACTGGCTGGCCGACGGCGGCCGGGCCTACGTGCCGAAGCACGAGACTGACCCCTTCGAGGCCATCCGGCTGGTCAAGGGGGCGGGCGGGGTCACCGTGTTCGCCCACCCGGGTGCCAGCAAGCGCGGCCGCACCGTCCCGGAGTCCGCGATCGCCGAGATGGCCGCCGCAGGCCTCGACGGCATCGAGGTCGACCACATGGACCACGACGAGGACACGCGCGTACGGCTGCGCGGGCTCGCTGCCGACCTGGGGCTGCTCGTCACCGGCTCCAGCGACTACCACGGCAGCCGCAAGACGGTCGCCCTCGGCGAGTACACGACGGACCCCGAGGTGTACGGGGAGATCACGCGTCGGGCGACGGGTGCGTTCCCCGTCCCCGGTACCGGCGGAATCTGA
- a CDS encoding DEAD/DEAH box helicase, producing the protein MTLPVALSGSDVIGQAKTGTGKTLGFGLPLLERVTVPADVEAGRAKPEDLTDAPQALVVVPTRELCTQVTNDLQTAGKVRNVRVLAIYGGRAYEPQVEALKKGVDVVIGTPGRLLDLAGQKKLNLSHIKALVLDEADEMLDLGFLPDVEKIINLLPARRQTMLFSATMPGAVISLARRYMSQPTHINATSPDDAGRTVANTKQHVYRAHNMDKPEMVARILQAEGRGLVMVFCRTKRTAADLADQLKQRGFAAGAVHGDLGQGAREQALRAFRNGKVDVLVCTDVAARGIDVEGVTHVINYQCPEEEKTYLHRIGRTGRAGAKGIAITLVDWDDIPRWQLINKALELKFNDPPETYSTSPHFYEDLNIPAGTKGVLPRADRTRAGLDAEVLEDLGETGGRGARGRGDRDRDRGDRDRGRGRGGRDESRSADQERPDRTPRRRRRTRSGTPLDANAPAEAVAPSEATAVEDATATRTPRRRRRTRGGASDAAPATATTAAPAVEPAVTEAAESAVTTAEGPSLDTETPAKPRRRRTRKSAETPAAVETVVETAPVTQAAPVAETAPEAGAPAAKPRRTRKTAAAAPAEAAVDTAEATEAKPRRTRKAAAAPAAEAAVDTAEGTVTKPRRTRKTATAATTAPETVADTAEATAAKPRRTRKTAAAAPAAETVVDTVEATEAKPRRRTRKAAEPAVTADIPAQTVPEPDAAEVTKPRRTRKTASTAKAAEAAVDTAEGTVTKPRRTRKTATAATTAPETVADTAEATETKPRRTRKTAAAAPAAEVATDTAEAKPRRRTTRKAAEPAVTVEIPAQADQEPKAAAPRRRARKTAAAEPADS; encoded by the coding sequence ATGACGCTCCCGGTCGCCCTCTCGGGCTCCGACGTCATCGGCCAGGCCAAGACCGGCACCGGCAAGACGCTGGGCTTCGGCCTCCCGCTCCTCGAGCGCGTCACCGTCCCCGCCGACGTCGAGGCCGGCCGCGCCAAGCCCGAGGACCTGACCGACGCCCCGCAGGCGCTCGTCGTCGTCCCCACGCGCGAGCTGTGCACACAGGTCACCAACGACCTGCAGACCGCGGGCAAGGTACGCAACGTCCGCGTTCTCGCCATCTACGGCGGCCGCGCCTACGAGCCCCAGGTCGAGGCCCTCAAGAAGGGCGTCGACGTCGTCATCGGCACCCCGGGCCGGCTCCTGGACCTCGCGGGCCAGAAGAAGCTCAACCTCAGTCACATCAAGGCGCTCGTCCTCGACGAGGCCGACGAGATGCTCGACCTGGGCTTCCTGCCCGACGTCGAGAAGATCATCAACCTGCTGCCGGCCCGCCGCCAGACCATGCTGTTCTCGGCGACCATGCCGGGCGCGGTCATCAGTCTCGCGCGGCGCTACATGTCGCAGCCCACGCACATCAACGCCACCTCGCCCGACGACGCGGGCAGGACGGTCGCGAACACCAAGCAGCATGTGTACCGGGCGCACAACATGGACAAGCCCGAGATGGTCGCGCGGATACTGCAGGCCGAGGGCCGGGGACTGGTCATGGTCTTCTGCCGTACCAAGCGCACCGCGGCCGACCTCGCCGACCAGCTCAAGCAGCGCGGCTTCGCGGCCGGCGCGGTCCACGGCGACCTCGGCCAGGGCGCCCGCGAGCAGGCGCTGCGCGCCTTCCGCAACGGCAAGGTGGACGTGCTCGTCTGCACCGACGTCGCCGCACGCGGCATCGACGTCGAGGGCGTCACGCACGTCATCAACTACCAGTGCCCCGAAGAGGAGAAGACGTACCTGCACCGCATCGGCCGTACCGGCCGCGCGGGCGCCAAGGGCATCGCGATCACTCTCGTCGACTGGGACGACATCCCGCGCTGGCAGCTGATCAACAAGGCGCTGGAGCTCAAGTTCAACGACCCGCCGGAGACGTACTCCACCTCCCCGCACTTCTACGAGGACCTGAACATCCCCGCGGGCACCAAGGGTGTCCTGCCGCGGGCCGACCGCACCCGTGCGGGGCTCGACGCGGAGGTGCTCGAGGACCTGGGCGAGACGGGCGGACGCGGTGCGCGCGGCCGCGGTGACCGTGACCGTGACCGGGGCGACCGTGACCGGGGACGCGGACGGGGTGGCCGGGATGAGTCCCGCTCCGCCGACCAGGAGCGTCCGGACCGTACGCCCCGCCGTCGCCGTCGTACCCGTAGCGGGACCCCGCTGGACGCGAACGCCCCCGCCGAGGCGGTCGCCCCGTCGGAGGCCACCGCGGTCGAGGACGCCACCGCGACCCGCACCCCGCGCCGCCGTCGCCGCACCCGCGGCGGAGCGTCCGACGCGGCGCCGGCCACGGCGACCACGGCAGCGCCCGCGGTCGAGCCGGCCGTGACCGAGGCCGCGGAGTCGGCCGTCACGACGGCGGAGGGCCCGTCCCTCGACACCGAGACCCCGGCCAAGCCGCGCCGCCGCCGGACCCGCAAGTCCGCGGAGACGCCGGCCGCCGTGGAGACGGTCGTCGAGACCGCTCCGGTCACGCAGGCCGCTCCGGTCGCCGAGACCGCCCCGGAGGCGGGGGCCCCGGCCGCGAAGCCGCGCCGCACCCGCAAGACGGCTGCTGCGGCCCCCGCGGAGGCCGCCGTGGACACGGCCGAGGCCACCGAGGCCAAGCCGCGCCGCACCCGCAAGGCAGCTGCGGCTCCCGCAGCCGAAGCCGCCGTGGACACCGCGGAGGGCACGGTCACCAAGCCGCGCCGCACCCGCAAGACCGCGACCGCCGCTACGACCGCCCCCGAGACCGTGGCGGACACGGCCGAGGCCACCGCGGCCAAGCCGCGCCGCACCCGCAAGACGGCTGCCGCGGCTCCCGCAGCCGAGACAGTGGTGGACACGGTCGAGGCCACGGAAGCCAAGCCGCGCCGCCGCACCCGCAAGGCCGCCGAGCCCGCCGTGACCGCCGACATCCCGGCCCAGACGGTCCCGGAGCCGGATGCCGCCGAGGTGACCAAGCCCCGGCGGACGCGCAAGACGGCGAGCACCGCGAAGGCGGCCGAGGCGGCCGTGGACACCGCGGAAGGCACGGTCACCAAGCCGCGCCGCACCCGCAAGACCGCGACCGCCGCTACGACCGCCCCCGAGACCGTGGCGGACACGGCCGAGGCCACCGAGACCAAGCCGCGCCGCACCCGTAAGACGGCCGCCGCTGCTCCCGCAGCCGAGGTCGCCACGGACACGGCCGAGGCCAAGCCCCGTCGGCGTACCACCCGCAAGGCCGCCGAGCCCGCGGTGACCGTCGAGATCCCGGCCCAGGCGGACCAGGAGCCGAAGGCTGCCGCACCGCGCCGCCGGGCCCGCAAGACGGCCGCCGCGGAGCCCGCGGACAGCTGA
- a CDS encoding DUF3152 domain-containing protein, with the protein MPGRRGPEYGVPGADPVSGAAGRRVPAQGGPRLPDGTPARGVPRLPEGTPAHGFPRLPDGTPARGVPRVSDGQSSGQGARRFPDGTPPRGFPRVSDGMPAQGVPRVRGGHPEQRESGGGWGELSGQEPGGHAAGLGVAPPRQRQGPPGRRSGPRQDYVDAFADDVDVVAPGGPRGPGRPRGPVPVNGPVAGAGTAAAAHPAAAHPAAAHPAAAHRSDPYGPAVTDRPHDTDADARPDDGHVPPDDHPSAAKGGKGRAFTGIAAAAVVTVLAVVVAGQVTDTRDTAAGSQSATDQARDARGPATGAAGQPSPSSSVVVAPLTYEQKMDTKYPLSAKLDGSGKFDAVPGFDKAPGKGQKYTYRVDVEQGLGLDGELFAQAVQKTLNDDRSWAHNGARTFERIYSGKPDFVITLASPGTTADWCAKSGLDTTEDNVSCDSAATERVMINAYRWAQGSTTYGDRIHAYRQMLINHEVGHRLGYSHVTCDKNGELAPVMQQQTKFLDHDGIHCRANPWAYPGS; encoded by the coding sequence ATGCCGGGGCGTCGGGGGCCCGAGTACGGCGTGCCGGGGGCCGACCCGGTCAGCGGCGCTGCCGGGCGCAGGGTGCCGGCACAGGGCGGCCCGCGGCTGCCTGACGGGACACCTGCGCGTGGCGTGCCTCGGCTACCTGAGGGGACGCCTGCGCACGGTTTTCCGCGGTTGCCTGACGGGACGCCCGCGCGTGGAGTTCCGCGGGTGTCGGATGGTCAGTCGTCCGGTCAGGGTGCGCGGCGGTTCCCGGACGGTACGCCTCCGCGTGGCTTCCCGCGGGTTTCCGACGGTATGCCTGCCCAGGGCGTGCCGCGGGTCCGTGGTGGGCATCCCGAGCAGCGTGAATCCGGGGGTGGCTGGGGGGAGTTGAGCGGTCAGGAGCCGGGCGGGCATGCCGCCGGCCTCGGGGTCGCTCCGCCACGGCAGCGGCAGGGCCCTCCGGGACGGCGGTCGGGGCCGCGACAGGATTACGTCGACGCGTTCGCCGACGACGTCGACGTCGTCGCGCCCGGCGGTCCTCGTGGTCCGGGCCGTCCCCGTGGCCCTGTTCCCGTGAACGGTCCCGTCGCAGGCGCCGGAACGGCCGCCGCCGCACATCCCGCCGCCGCACATCCCGCCGCCGCACATCCCGCCGCCGCGCACCGCTCCGACCCGTACGGTCCCGCAGTAACCGACCGGCCCCACGACACCGACGCGGACGCCCGCCCCGACGACGGCCACGTGCCGCCGGATGACCACCCGTCGGCGGCCAAGGGCGGCAAGGGCCGGGCGTTCACCGGCATCGCGGCCGCCGCCGTGGTCACCGTGCTCGCCGTCGTCGTGGCCGGACAGGTCACCGACACGCGCGACACCGCCGCGGGCTCGCAGTCCGCCACCGACCAGGCGCGGGATGCCAGAGGTCCGGCCACGGGCGCGGCCGGACAGCCCTCGCCGTCGTCCTCGGTGGTCGTGGCGCCGCTGACGTACGAGCAGAAGATGGACACGAAGTACCCGCTCAGCGCCAAGCTCGACGGCTCGGGGAAGTTCGACGCGGTCCCGGGCTTCGACAAGGCGCCCGGCAAGGGACAGAAGTACACCTACCGCGTGGACGTGGAACAGGGTCTCGGACTCGACGGCGAACTCTTCGCCCAAGCTGTGCAGAAGACGCTCAACGACGACCGCAGCTGGGCCCACAACGGCGCCCGGACCTTCGAGCGCATCTACTCCGGCAAGCCCGACTTCGTGATCACGCTCGCCAGCCCCGGCACCACGGCCGACTGGTGTGCCAAGTCCGGACTCGACACGACGGAGGACAACGTCTCGTGCGACTCGGCCGCCACCGAACGCGTGATGATCAATGCGTATCGATGGGCGCAGGGATCAACCACATACGGTGATCGGATCCATGCGTACCGGCAGATGTTGATCAACCATGAGGTCGGCCACCGCCTCGGCTACTCCCATGTGACGTGCGACAAGAACGGCGAGCTCGCGCCGGTCATGCAGCAGCAGACCAAGTTCCTCGACCACGACGGGATCCACTGCCGGGCCAACCCCTGGGCCTATCCCGGAAGTTGA
- a CDS encoding NYN domain-containing protein, with translation MNDDLAPLSARIDRTNELLTRMLAEVAKTPSTHAIFVDAGYLYAAAGRLVAGTEDRRAFDLDAEGLIEALIDRARTIFADSRLLRVYWYDGARRRIHTTEQQSIAELPDVKVRLGNLNANNQQKGVDSLIRSDLESLARHRAISDAALLGGDEDLVSAVEAAQGYGARVHLWGIEAPEGRNQAEPLLWEVDSQRTLDLDFFKPYVSRRAAVPYEATTTRPAREDVRFVGAQIAAKWLAERGRAALQDLLPGYPYLPGSVDQDLLVEAEGRLQYSLRGQADLRRALRDGFWEHLQGQY, from the coding sequence ATGAACGACGACCTGGCGCCGCTGAGCGCCCGCATCGACCGCACCAACGAGCTGCTCACGCGCATGCTCGCCGAGGTGGCGAAGACGCCCTCGACGCATGCGATCTTCGTCGACGCGGGATACCTCTACGCGGCCGCGGGACGACTCGTCGCCGGCACCGAGGACCGTCGCGCCTTCGACCTCGACGCCGAAGGCCTGATCGAGGCCCTCATCGACCGGGCACGGACCATATTCGCGGACAGCAGACTGCTGAGGGTCTACTGGTACGACGGCGCGAGACGCCGTATCCACACGACGGAGCAGCAGTCCATCGCCGAACTCCCGGACGTCAAGGTCCGGTTGGGCAACCTCAACGCCAACAACCAGCAGAAGGGCGTCGACTCGCTGATCCGCTCCGACCTGGAGTCCCTGGCCCGGCACCGCGCGATCAGCGACGCGGCGCTCCTGGGCGGGGACGAGGACCTGGTCTCGGCGGTCGAGGCGGCCCAGGGGTACGGCGCCCGCGTCCACCTGTGGGGCATCGAGGCACCGGAGGGCCGCAACCAGGCGGAACCCCTTCTGTGGGAGGTCGACAGCCAGCGCACCCTCGACCTCGACTTCTTCAAGCCGTACGTCTCCCGGCGGGCGGCTGTGCCCTACGAGGCGACGACCACCCGGCCCGCCCGTGAGGACGTCCGTTTCGTGGGCGCCCAGATCGCCGCGAAGTGGCTGGCGGAGCGAGGGCGGGCGGCGCTGCAGGACCTGCTTCCCGGGTATCCCTACCTGCCGGGCTCGGTGGACCAGGACCTGCTGGTGGAGGCGGAGGGGCGTCTCCAGTACTCCCTGCGGGGGCAGGCGGATCTGCGGCGGGCACTGCGGGACGGGTTCTGGGAGCACCTGCAGGGGCAGTACTGA
- a CDS encoding alpha/beta hydrolase, with product MSSTELPFVPPATVLPKVAPVRVGEGERLRSVRLPGITLTVRSRPPAREGLPPALFVHGLGGSSQNWSALMEQLEGDVDGEAVDLPGFGDSPPPDDGNYSVTAHARAVIRLLDASGRGAVHLFGNSLGGAVSTRVAAVRPDLVRTLTLVSPALPEIRVQRSAVPTGLLALPGVAGLFTRYSKGWTAEQRVRGVTALCYGDPGRVSPEGFQYAVEEMERRLQLPYFWDALARSARGLVNAYTLGGQHALWRQAERVLAPTLLVYGGRDQLVGFRMAQKAARAFRDSRLLTLPEAGHVAMMEYPETVAAAFREFAADKGASDGSVGGSERRDGSAGASGEGNSGDGADAATASGDGADTTTVGS from the coding sequence ATGTCTTCGACCGAGCTGCCCTTCGTGCCGCCCGCCACCGTCCTTCCGAAAGTGGCACCCGTCAGGGTCGGCGAGGGCGAGCGGCTCAGGTCGGTGAGGCTGCCGGGGATCACGCTGACGGTGCGTTCGAGGCCGCCCGCGCGCGAGGGGCTGCCGCCCGCGTTGTTCGTCCACGGGCTCGGCGGTTCCTCGCAGAACTGGTCGGCGCTGATGGAGCAACTGGAGGGCGATGTCGACGGTGAGGCCGTCGACCTGCCCGGCTTCGGTGACTCCCCGCCGCCGGACGACGGCAATTACTCGGTCACCGCTCACGCGCGCGCGGTGATCCGTCTCCTCGACGCGTCCGGCCGCGGGGCCGTCCACCTCTTCGGGAACTCCCTCGGCGGCGCGGTGTCCACGCGCGTCGCCGCGGTGCGGCCGGACCTGGTGCGCACTCTCACCCTCGTCTCGCCGGCCCTCCCCGAGATCCGCGTCCAGCGCAGCGCCGTGCCCACGGGACTGCTGGCGCTGCCCGGCGTGGCCGGCCTGTTCACCCGCTACAGCAAGGGCTGGACGGCCGAGCAGCGTGTCCGAGGGGTCACGGCCCTGTGCTACGGCGACCCCGGCCGGGTCAGTCCGGAGGGCTTCCAGTACGCGGTGGAGGAGATGGAACGGCGGCTGCAACTGCCGTACTTCTGGGACGCGCTGGCGCGTTCCGCGCGCGGGCTGGTGAACGCGTACACACTGGGCGGCCAGCACGCGCTGTGGCGCCAGGCCGAGCGGGTCCTCGCGCCCACGCTGCTCGTCTACGGCGGCCGTGACCAGCTCGTCGGCTTCCGTATGGCCCAGAAGGCGGCCCGTGCCTTCCGCGACTCCCGCCTGCTGACCCTGCCGGAGGCGGGGCACGTGGCGATGATGGAGTACCCCGAGACGGTGGCGGCCGCGTTTCGGGAGTTCGCCGCGGACAAGGGAGCTTCCGACGGTTCCGTGGGAGGCTCTGAGCGGCGTGACGGCTCCGCGGGTGCCTCCGGTGAGGGGAACTCGGGTGACGGGGCGGACGCCGCAACGGCTTCCGGCGACGGGGCCGACACCACCACTGTGGGGAGCTGA
- a CDS encoding ferritin-like fold-containing protein, translating into MRFMTTSDKPDNASETPDEPTVEHTGVAAQDWTKAAADPQYRAAVVDLLGALAYGELAAFERLAEDAKLAPTLADKAELAKMASAEFHHYEKLRDRLTEIGEEPTLAMEPFVAALDGFHRQTAPSDWLEGLVKAYVGDSIASDFYREVAARLDTDSRELVLAVLDDTGHAGFAVEKVRAAIDADPRVGGRLALWARRLMGEALSQSQRVVADRDALSTMLVGGVADGFDLAEVGRMFSRITEAHTKRMAALGLAA; encoded by the coding sequence GTGCGCTTCATGACGACCTCTGACAAGCCCGACAACGCCTCCGAGACCCCTGACGAACCCACCGTCGAGCACACCGGTGTCGCCGCCCAGGACTGGACGAAGGCCGCCGCCGACCCGCAGTACCGAGCCGCGGTCGTCGACCTGCTCGGCGCGCTCGCGTACGGCGAACTGGCGGCTTTCGAGCGGCTCGCGGAGGACGCCAAGCTGGCGCCGACGCTGGCGGACAAGGCGGAGCTGGCGAAGATGGCGTCGGCCGAGTTCCACCACTACGAGAAGCTGCGCGACCGGCTGACGGAGATCGGCGAGGAGCCGACGCTGGCGATGGAGCCGTTCGTCGCGGCGCTCGACGGCTTCCACCGGCAGACGGCGCCCTCGGACTGGCTGGAGGGGCTCGTCAAGGCGTACGTCGGCGACTCGATCGCGAGTGACTTCTACCGGGAGGTGGCCGCACGGCTCGACACGGACTCGCGCGAGCTGGTGCTGGCCGTCCTGGACGACACCGGGCACGCCGGGTTCGCCGTCGAGAAGGTGCGGGCGGCCATCGACGCGGATCCGCGCGTGGGCGGGCGACTCGCCCTGTGGGCGCGGCGGTTGATGGGCGAGGCCCTCTCGCAGTCGCAGCGGGTCGTCGCGGACCGGGACGCGCTGTCGACGATGCTCGTCGGGGGCGTCGCGGACGGGTTCGACCTCGCCGAAGTGGGGCGGATGTTCTCCCGGATCACCGAGGCGCACACCAAGCGGATGGCCGCGCTCGGGTTGGCGGCGTAG
- a CDS encoding MarC family protein: MFDVAVFGSLFLTLFVIMDPPGITPIFLALTAGRPGKVQKRMAFQAVCVAGGVIAVFGVLGHQILDYLHVSVPALMIAGGLLLLLIALDLLTGKTDEPKQTKDVNVALVPLGMPLLAGPGAIVSVILAVQKAHSVATQVSVWTAILAIHVVLWLVMRYSLLIIRVIKDGGVVLVTRLAGMMLSAIAVQQIINGITQVIQGS; encoded by the coding sequence ATGTTCGACGTCGCCGTCTTCGGCTCGCTCTTCCTCACCCTGTTCGTCATCATGGATCCCCCCGGGATCACCCCGATCTTCCTCGCGCTGACCGCCGGCCGGCCCGGCAAGGTGCAGAAGCGGATGGCCTTCCAGGCCGTCTGCGTGGCGGGTGGTGTCATCGCCGTCTTCGGCGTCCTGGGCCACCAGATCCTGGACTACCTGCACGTCTCCGTGCCCGCGCTGATGATCGCGGGCGGGCTGCTGCTCCTGCTGATCGCGCTCGACCTGCTCACCGGCAAGACCGACGAGCCGAAGCAGACCAAGGACGTCAACGTGGCGCTCGTACCGCTGGGCATGCCGTTGCTGGCCGGTCCGGGGGCGATCGTCTCCGTCATCCTGGCCGTGCAGAAGGCCCACAGCGTCGCCACGCAGGTCTCGGTGTGGACGGCGATCCTCGCCATCCACGTCGTGCTGTGGCTGGTGATGCGGTACTCCCTGCTGATCATCCGGGTCATCAAGGACGGCGGTGTCGTGCTGGTGACCCGGCTCGCGGGCATGATGCTCTCCGCCATCGCCGTGCAGCAGATCATCAACGGGATCACCCAGGTGATCCAGGGGAGCTGA
- a CDS encoding alpha/beta hydrolase: MSTRAVFTPPPGARTYPLRTARGEFAAVDSAVAPGVTPKGTALLLPGFTGSKEDFTLLHEPLAARGYRVVAVDGRGQFESDGPQSDESAYTRGELARDVLAQAAALGTRVHLVGHSLGGQIARAAVLLDHAPFLSFTLVSSGPAQISDSQQQRVKLLRDALGVMTMEEVWDAILAMGPPEDVGGPAKGIGDVVQLRRRWLGNKPAQLLATGSQLCTEPDLVGELAAVPLPFHVLSGSQDDTWPVPLLDDMAVRLRARRTVIPGADHSPNADEPLPTAHALADFWDSLGG; encoded by the coding sequence GTGAGCACCCGAGCCGTCTTCACCCCGCCGCCCGGCGCCCGCACCTACCCCCTGCGCACCGCTCGCGGCGAGTTCGCGGCCGTGGACTCGGCCGTGGCCCCCGGTGTCACCCCCAAGGGCACCGCGCTGCTGCTGCCCGGGTTCACGGGGAGCAAGGAGGACTTCACGCTGCTCCACGAACCGCTCGCCGCGCGCGGGTACCGGGTCGTGGCCGTGGACGGGCGGGGGCAGTTCGAGTCGGACGGACCACAGAGCGACGAATCCGCCTACACACGGGGTGAGTTGGCGCGGGACGTGCTCGCCCAGGCCGCCGCGCTCGGCACCCGCGTGCACCTGGTCGGGCATTCCCTGGGCGGTCAGATCGCACGCGCCGCCGTGCTGCTCGACCACGCCCCCTTCCTCTCCTTCACCCTCGTCTCCTCGGGCCCGGCGCAGATCTCCGACTCCCAGCAGCAGCGGGTGAAGCTGCTGCGGGACGCGCTCGGTGTGATGACGATGGAGGAGGTGTGGGACGCGATCCTGGCCATGGGCCCGCCGGAGGACGTCGGCGGCCCCGCCAAGGGCATCGGGGACGTCGTACAGCTGCGCCGCCGCTGGCTCGGCAACAAGCCTGCCCAACTCCTCGCGACGGGAAGCCAGTTGTGCACGGAGCCGGACCTGGTCGGCGAACTGGCCGCCGTCCCGCTGCCGTTCCACGTCCTGTCCGGCTCGCAGGACGACACCTGGCCGGTTCCTCTCCTGGACGACATGGCCGTACGGCTGCGTGCCCGCCGCACGGTGATCCCGGGAGCCGACCACTCCCCCAACGCCGACGAGCCCCTCCCCACGGCCCACGCCCTGGCCGACTTCTGGGACTCCCTCGGCGGCTAG
- a CDS encoding TetR/AcrR family transcriptional regulator, whose product MTAIEQTEAARPRGTRLPRRARRNQLLGAAQEVFVAQGYHAAAMDDIAERAGVSKPVLYQHFPGKLDLYLALLDQHCESLIQAVRTALASTSDNKQRVRATMDAYFAYVEDDGGAFRLVFESDLTNEPAVRERVDKVTNECAEAICDVIAEDTGLSRAESMLLASGLGGLAQVVARSWLHSDRSVPRDQAVQLLTSLAWRGIAGFPLHGTEHH is encoded by the coding sequence GTGACAGCCATCGAGCAGACAGAGGCGGCACGCCCGAGGGGGACGCGCCTGCCGCGCCGTGCCCGACGGAACCAGCTGCTGGGCGCCGCGCAGGAAGTCTTCGTGGCGCAGGGCTACCACGCGGCCGCGATGGACGACATCGCCGAGCGGGCCGGCGTCAGCAAGCCGGTGCTCTACCAGCACTTCCCGGGCAAGCTCGACCTCTACCTCGCGCTGCTGGACCAGCACTGCGAGTCCCTGATCCAGGCGGTGCGCACCGCGCTCGCGTCGACGAGCGACAACAAGCAGCGCGTACGGGCGACCATGGACGCCTATTTCGCGTACGTCGAGGACGACGGCGGCGCCTTCCGCCTGGTCTTCGAGTCGGACCTGACGAACGAGCCCGCGGTGCGCGAGCGCGTCGACAAGGTCACGAACGAGTGCGCCGAGGCGATCTGTGACGTGATCGCCGAGGACACCGGTCTCTCGCGCGCGGAGTCGATGCTGCTCGCGTCGGGCCTCGGCGGACTCGCCCAGGTGGTGGCCCGGTCCTGGCTGCACAGCGACCGCAGCGTCCCGCGCGACCAGGCGGTCCAGCTGCTGACGTCGCTGGCGTGGCGGGGCATCGCCGGATTCCCGCTGCACGGCACGGAGCACCACTGA